In Sandaracinaceae bacterium, one DNA window encodes the following:
- a CDS encoding transposase, producing MPRAKIQAAATYAVTIRCVCRKLFLTPFAPQLHAWILYFLSEAAAKTGVIVHQITIEPNHIHLVATSVMANMPIFKRLFHGEISKLVKWALEQHGF from the coding sequence GTGCCCCGCGCGAAGATCCAGGCCGCCGCCACGTACGCGGTCACCATTCGTTGCGTGTGTCGGAAGCTCTTTCTGACGCCGTTCGCGCCGCAGCTGCACGCGTGGATCCTGTACTTCCTCTCGGAGGCGGCGGCGAAGACGGGGGTGATCGTGCATCAGATCACGATCGAGCCGAACCACATCCACCTCGTCGCGACTTCGGTGATGGCGAACATGCCGATCTTCAAGCGGCTGTTCCACGGGGAGATCAGCAAGCTCGTGAAGTGGGCGCTCGAGCAGCACGGCTTCG
- a CDS encoding sigma-54 dependent transcriptional regulator — translation MGDSAQTGQVLVVDDDRAVGVVLKGLLSQAGHRAEHVTTAQEALARVASSALDLPPVDVVLTDLRMPGMDGMALLDALAERAAGVPVIMLTAHGTVERAVEAMKRGAADFLSKPFDRDEVLYTVDKALRASRYAAEQPAGPTAPTEDAPWLGGSDAMQEVAQLIARAAKASSTVLIRGESGSGKEVAARAIHAASDRKRGPFVPVHCAALPENLLESELFGYEKGAFTGATHRKPGRVELASGGTLFLDEIGDVTPSVQVKLLRLLQEKEYQRLGGTESLDADVRFVAATHRDLDEMVEEGTFREDLFYRLDVIPIWVPPLRERAADIPALARRFCREIAERMNRDIALAPEALEQLRGLDWPGNVRELSNFVERLVVFTDGEVVTGRDVERELARQPRRRASAKPSGETLLDRREEAEHAAIREALEKAEGNRTQAARLLGISRRTLYNKLAEME, via the coding sequence GTGGGTGACTCAGCGCAGACGGGGCAGGTGCTCGTGGTCGACGACGACCGCGCGGTGGGCGTGGTCCTGAAGGGGCTCCTGTCCCAGGCCGGCCACCGGGCCGAGCACGTGACGACGGCGCAGGAGGCGCTGGCGCGCGTCGCGTCGTCGGCGCTCGACCTGCCGCCGGTCGACGTCGTGCTGACCGACCTGCGCATGCCCGGCATGGACGGCATGGCCTTGCTCGACGCCCTCGCGGAGCGGGCGGCCGGCGTGCCGGTGATCATGCTCACCGCGCACGGCACGGTGGAGCGCGCGGTCGAGGCGATGAAGCGGGGCGCGGCCGACTTCTTGAGCAAGCCCTTCGACCGCGACGAGGTGCTCTACACCGTCGACAAGGCCTTGCGCGCCTCGCGGTACGCGGCCGAGCAGCCCGCGGGCCCCACCGCGCCCACGGAGGACGCGCCGTGGCTCGGGGGCAGCGACGCCATGCAAGAGGTCGCGCAGCTCATCGCCCGCGCCGCGAAGGCGAGCTCCACCGTGCTCATCCGCGGCGAGAGCGGGAGCGGCAAGGAGGTCGCGGCGCGCGCCATTCACGCCGCGTCCGACCGGAAGCGCGGGCCGTTCGTGCCCGTCCACTGCGCCGCGCTCCCGGAGAACCTGCTCGAGAGCGAGCTGTTCGGGTACGAGAAGGGCGCCTTCACCGGGGCGACGCACCGCAAGCCCGGTCGCGTCGAGCTCGCGAGCGGCGGCACCCTCTTCCTCGACGAGATCGGCGACGTGACCCCGTCGGTACAGGTCAAGCTTCTTCGCTTGCTGCAGGAGAAGGAGTATCAGCGGCTCGGCGGCACCGAGTCGCTCGACGCCGACGTACGCTTCGTGGCCGCCACCCACCGCGATCTCGACGAGATGGTCGAGGAGGGCACGTTTCGGGAAGACCTGTTCTATCGCCTGGACGTGATCCCGATCTGGGTGCCTCCGCTGCGAGAGCGAGCCGCCGACATCCCGGCCCTCGCGCGCCGCTTCTGCCGGGAGATCGCCGAGCGGATGAACCGGGACATCGCGCTGGCCCCCGAGGCGCTCGAGCAGCTGCGGGGGCTCGACTGGCCCGGCAACGTGCGCGAGCTGTCGAACTTCGTCGAGCGCCTCGTCGTGTTCACGGACGGCGAGGTCGTCACCGGCCGCGACGTCGAGCGCGAGCTGGCGCGACAGCCGCGACGGCGGGCGAGCGCGAAGCCGTCGGGGGAGACGCTGCTGGATCGCCGCGAGGAGGCGGAGCACGCGGCCATTCGCGAGGCGCTCGAGAAGGCGGAGGGGAACCGCACCCAGGCCGCGCGGCTCCTCGGGATCAGCCGGCGAACCCTCTACAACAAGCTCGCGGAGATGGAGTAA
- a CDS encoding HAMP domain-containing sensor histidine kinase, whose product MQSQLALNLAGCAAFLGLAALAVTRGKKSPLAFPTALLCVDLFAYTSLEVLGNLTAEPRWEWIESAAAAFAGPLLFHLSLTFVGARRAQRAALGLSYLYFGGVALACVAPLFGAASPDFPGSDRWALLMLGGIAPTFLLAGTLLVRHYRQSGSAEERARTLLFIATLAIGVGGPATDLAAIAGMRSVPPLAAIGLLISAVLLTALALRIKMLQGTLPLLLTTAVLIGLVGVAAQLLVFRWAGTQTALLVLGTVTITLVLLGAARLVWTAWAEHRERTAQLTTLGRLGAQMAHDIRNPLAAIHGAAQYLDEERRRGGRLEDHAEMIALVLEQTVRLEQVVRDYRRLGRAEPELTEVDAGALAREVVERASISAGDAVAVRAEVPEALTLPLDRELIQTVLENLVRNAVEALGSEAGEVVVSLTATPQRATFTVRDDGPGMDPRTREQAEDAFFTTKARGSGLGLAFVRRVVEAHGGEMRLESALGRGTTVTLKLPR is encoded by the coding sequence GTGCAGAGCCAGCTCGCGCTGAACCTCGCCGGGTGCGCCGCCTTCCTGGGGCTGGCCGCGCTCGCCGTCACGCGCGGCAAGAAGAGCCCGCTCGCGTTCCCCACCGCGCTCCTCTGCGTCGACCTCTTCGCCTACACGAGCCTCGAGGTCCTCGGGAACCTCACCGCCGAGCCGCGCTGGGAGTGGATCGAGAGCGCCGCCGCCGCGTTCGCCGGGCCGCTGCTCTTCCACCTCTCACTGACGTTCGTGGGCGCGCGGCGCGCCCAGCGGGCGGCCCTCGGCCTGAGCTATCTCTACTTCGGAGGCGTGGCCCTCGCCTGTGTCGCGCCGCTCTTCGGCGCCGCGTCACCCGACTTCCCGGGGAGCGATCGCTGGGCGCTGCTGATGCTCGGCGGCATCGCGCCGACCTTCCTGCTCGCGGGCACGTTGCTGGTGCGCCACTACCGACAGAGCGGCAGCGCCGAGGAGCGCGCGCGGACCCTGCTCTTCATCGCCACGCTCGCGATCGGCGTGGGCGGGCCCGCGACGGACCTCGCGGCCATCGCGGGGATGCGCTCGGTCCCCCCGCTCGCCGCGATCGGTCTCCTCATCAGCGCGGTGCTCCTGACGGCGCTGGCTCTACGCATCAAGATGCTGCAAGGCACCCTGCCCCTGCTCCTGACCACGGCGGTGCTCATCGGGCTGGTCGGCGTGGCCGCGCAGCTGCTCGTCTTCCGATGGGCAGGGACGCAGACCGCGCTGCTGGTGCTCGGCACCGTCACCATCACGCTGGTCCTGCTGGGCGCGGCGCGCCTGGTCTGGACGGCCTGGGCCGAGCACCGCGAGCGCACGGCCCAGCTCACGACGCTCGGCCGCCTCGGCGCGCAGATGGCGCACGACATCCGCAACCCGCTCGCCGCCATCCACGGCGCGGCTCAGTACCTCGACGAGGAGCGGCGGCGCGGCGGCCGGCTCGAGGACCACGCGGAGATGATCGCGCTCGTGCTCGAGCAGACCGTGCGGCTCGAGCAGGTCGTCCGGGACTACCGGCGGCTCGGGCGCGCGGAGCCGGAGCTGACCGAGGTCGACGCCGGCGCGCTCGCGCGCGAGGTGGTCGAGCGCGCCTCGATCTCGGCGGGTGACGCGGTCGCCGTGCGGGCCGAGGTCCCGGAGGCGCTCACCCTCCCGCTCGACCGCGAGCTGATCCAGACCGTGCTCGAGAATCTCGTTCGAAACGCCGTCGAGGCGCTCGGCTCGGAGGCGGGAGAGGTCGTGGTGAGCCTGACCGCCACGCCGCAGCGCGCGACGTTCACGGTCCGGGACGACGGCCCCGGCATGGACCCGCGGACGCGCGAGCAGGCCGAGGACGCGTTCTTCACCACCAAGGCGCGCGGCTCGGGTCTCGGCCTCGCCTTCGTGCGCCGCGTCGTCGAGGCGCATGGCGGAGAGATGCGGCTCGAATCAGCGCTCGGCCGCGGCACGACGGTGACGCTGAAGCTGCCCCGGTAG
- a CDS encoding type 1 glutamine amidotransferase domain-containing protein, with product MNERNDRALTGKTIAILATEGFEQVELDSPKATLSRRGATIHVIAPEEGTIRGWDEDDWGDEVEVDVRLADADADIYDALVLPGGLFNPDSLRRNEDALDFVRAMHDRKVPIAAICHAPWILIDAGLVKGKTMTSFPTVRTDLENAGAEWRDEEAVCDGQLITSRSPEDLEAFNDALTEALTEGRVRKAS from the coding sequence ATGAACGAACGCAACGACCGGGCCCTCACGGGCAAGACGATCGCGATCCTCGCCACCGAGGGCTTCGAGCAGGTGGAGCTGGACTCCCCCAAGGCCACGCTCTCCCGGCGTGGAGCGACGATCCACGTGATCGCCCCCGAGGAGGGCACCATCCGCGGCTGGGACGAAGACGACTGGGGCGACGAGGTGGAGGTGGACGTGCGCCTCGCCGACGCCGACGCCGACATCTACGACGCGCTGGTCCTCCCGGGTGGGCTCTTCAACCCCGATAGCCTGCGGCGCAACGAGGACGCGCTCGACTTCGTCCGAGCGATGCACGATCGCAAGGTCCCCATCGCCGCCATCTGCCACGCGCCGTGGATCCTGATCGACGCCGGCCTGGTGAAGGGCAAGACGATGACGAGCTTCCCGACGGTCCGCACCGACCTCGAGAACGCCGGCGCGGAGTGGCGGGACGAGGAGGCGGTGTGCGACGGCCAGCTCATCACCAGCCGCAGCCCGGAGGACCTCGAGGCCTTCAACGACGCGCTCACCGAAGCCCTGACCGAGGGGCGCGTGCGCAAGGCATCCTGA
- a CDS encoding response regulator, with translation MGERRLSTRPSLPPASTSSLRLRRVDRSEPVEVLLVEDNPGDAGLVRARLRKVANITHVETLEDALAELRVFRPDAIMCDLNLPDSDGLDTLTALKSRASQIPIIVLTGSDDEELGLDAMALGAEDFLPKSELRGRAVERALRYAVERARQRAEVVNLAQRLVDAVVVVDEQGRFAFVNSAAEALFGQPAAKLLDREFEQSLELGEIALTELTRLDGTRVPVELHASRIRWQGQRATLATLRDVSVRDAAERERRALEGQLRQAQKLEAIGRLAGGLAHDFNNVLLVISSHAEIAMDELGLRSPVREELRAILGATARATALTKQLLTVSKRHRTDPRPLSLNELIRGATRLFARTLGEHINLRLVLDESIEPVSLDPSFAEQVVLNLVINARDAMPDGGELWIGTERATGKLASGYEGEVVRMTLRDTGVGMSPEVTQRAFEPFFTTKDAGAGSGLGLAMCYGIVTEAGGEVRIESEPGVGTSVEVVLPVASASAEAAASERTAPRKGGPLRMLLVEDDEGVRHAVSRMLRTRGHTVFSASTLAEAVEVASVAKDLDILLSDVVMPDHNGREVAEAVRRVRPGLPVLFMSGYAPEEALAHLEEGEALICKPFSPEELALALSELTNRSVTSSGTFL, from the coding sequence GTGGGTGAGCGGCGCCTCTCGACGCGGCCATCGCTGCCGCCCGCCTCGACCAGCTCGCTGCGTCTCCGCCGCGTCGACCGCAGCGAGCCCGTGGAGGTCCTCCTGGTCGAGGACAACCCGGGTGACGCGGGGCTGGTGCGGGCTCGGCTGCGCAAGGTCGCGAACATCACCCACGTGGAGACCCTCGAGGACGCCTTGGCGGAGCTGCGCGTCTTCAGGCCCGACGCCATCATGTGTGACCTGAACCTGCCGGACAGCGACGGGCTCGACACGCTCACCGCCCTGAAGAGCCGCGCGTCCCAGATCCCGATCATCGTCCTGACCGGCTCGGACGACGAGGAGCTCGGCCTCGACGCCATGGCGCTCGGCGCCGAAGACTTCTTGCCCAAGTCCGAGCTCCGCGGCCGCGCGGTCGAGCGGGCGCTCCGGTACGCGGTCGAGCGAGCGCGACAGCGCGCCGAGGTGGTCAACCTCGCCCAGCGCCTGGTGGACGCCGTCGTGGTCGTCGACGAGCAGGGCCGCTTCGCGTTCGTCAACTCCGCGGCCGAGGCGCTGTTCGGACAGCCCGCGGCGAAGCTGCTCGATCGAGAGTTCGAGCAGAGCCTGGAGCTGGGCGAGATCGCGCTCACGGAGCTGACGCGCCTCGACGGAACGCGCGTGCCGGTGGAGCTTCACGCGAGCCGGATCCGGTGGCAGGGACAACGCGCCACGCTCGCCACGCTCCGCGACGTCTCCGTGCGCGACGCGGCGGAGCGGGAGAGGCGCGCGCTCGAGGGCCAGCTGCGGCAGGCCCAGAAGCTCGAGGCGATCGGTCGCCTGGCCGGGGGGCTGGCCCACGACTTCAACAACGTGCTCCTCGTCATCTCGAGCCACGCCGAGATCGCGATGGACGAGCTCGGGCTCCGCAGCCCGGTGCGGGAGGAGCTGCGGGCGATCCTGGGCGCGACGGCGCGCGCCACCGCGCTGACGAAGCAGCTGCTGACGGTGTCCAAGCGGCACCGCACCGATCCGAGGCCCCTCAGCCTCAACGAGCTGATCCGCGGCGCGACGCGGCTCTTCGCTCGCACGCTCGGAGAGCACATCAACCTGCGCCTCGTGCTGGACGAGTCGATCGAGCCGGTGTCGCTCGACCCGAGCTTCGCAGAGCAGGTCGTGTTGAACCTCGTCATCAACGCACGCGACGCGATGCCGGACGGAGGAGAGCTCTGGATCGGCACCGAGCGCGCGACCGGCAAGCTGGCGAGCGGCTACGAGGGAGAGGTGGTCCGCATGACGCTCCGGGACACCGGAGTCGGCATGAGCCCCGAGGTGACGCAGCGCGCCTTCGAGCCGTTCTTCACCACCAAGGACGCTGGCGCCGGGAGCGGGCTCGGGCTCGCGATGTGCTACGGCATCGTGACCGAGGCCGGCGGCGAGGTCCGGATCGAGAGCGAGCCGGGGGTGGGCACGAGCGTCGAGGTCGTCCTGCCGGTCGCGTCCGCGTCCGCGGAGGCGGCCGCGAGCGAACGAACGGCGCCCCGGAAGGGCGGCCCCCTCCGCATGCTGCTCGTCGAGGACGACGAGGGCGTCCGGCATGCCGTCTCGCGCATGCTCCGCACGCGAGGGCACACGGTCTTCTCCGCGTCCACGCTGGCTGAGGCGGTCGAGGTGGCCTCGGTCGCGAAGGACCTCGACATCCTCTTGAGCGACGTCGTGATGCCGGACCACAACGGGCGTGAGGTCGCCGAGGCCGTGCGACGGGTGCGGCCGGGGCTGCCCGTGTTGTTCATGTCGGGCTACGCGCCCGAGGAGGCCCTCGCCCATCTCGAGGAGGGAGAGGCGCTCATCTGCAAGCCGTTCAGCCCGGAGGAGCTCGCCCTCGCGCTCAGCGAGCTGACGAACCGCAGCGTGACGTCGTCCGGGACGTTCTTGTAG
- a CDS encoding response regulator yields MTNGAARIMVIEDNPGDFLLIEKAFERAKISNELEHCDDGEGALARLREGAETQRLPDLVLLDLSLPGMDGKDVLTSIRADALLRRLPVVVMSSSQQERDIVASYELGASSFVTKPPTLGALQELVRALHEYWFVLVRLPRAMEGGARG; encoded by the coding sequence ATGACGAACGGCGCGGCGCGGATCATGGTCATCGAGGACAACCCGGGCGACTTCTTGCTCATCGAGAAGGCGTTCGAGCGTGCGAAGATATCGAACGAGCTCGAGCACTGCGACGATGGGGAGGGCGCGCTCGCGCGGCTGCGGGAGGGAGCCGAGACGCAGCGGCTCCCCGACCTCGTCCTGCTCGACCTGAGCCTCCCCGGCATGGACGGCAAGGACGTGCTCACCTCCATCCGCGCCGACGCGCTGCTGCGGCGTCTGCCGGTGGTGGTCATGTCCAGCTCGCAGCAGGAGCGGGACATCGTCGCGAGCTACGAGCTGGGCGCGAGCTCGTTCGTCACGAAGCCGCCGACGCTCGGCGCGCTGCAGGAGCTGGTCCGCGCCCTCCACGAGTACTGGTTCGTGCTCGTGCGGTTGCCGCGCGCGATGGAGGGAGGCGCGCGTGGGTGA
- a CDS encoding ATP-binding protein: protein MLEFFARLLDPVGFPPRWQCGLWSSGLGWLHIVSDVAIFAAYFTIPVLLVVLVWRRRRDIPFNGVFLLFAAFIVACGSGHLIEASMFWNPVYRLSGLVKAVTAVVSWLTVLALVPALRKALTLRTPTQLEAEVALRTMELQESRELLERRVDERTEAYRQSNEDLERFAYVASHDLQEPLRMVSGYMELLEDEHVEQLDDDAREYVRYAADGARRMQVLLDDLLAYSRAQSRELVPEPIAAEEAFEAALDNLGLRISETSATITHDPLPVVSFDRTQLVQLFQNLVSNALRFAKAGEAPRVHVGAQRDGEDWVISVRDEGVGFDMKFKERVFDLFKRLHKRGAYEGTGIGLAICKKVVERHGGEIDVVTAPGEGTTFRVRLPRVMEGAGE, encoded by the coding sequence ATGCTCGAGTTCTTCGCGCGATTGCTCGATCCGGTGGGTTTCCCGCCGCGGTGGCAATGCGGTCTGTGGAGCAGCGGGCTGGGCTGGCTCCACATCGTGAGCGATGTCGCGATCTTCGCCGCCTACTTCACCATCCCGGTCCTGCTGGTGGTCCTGGTCTGGCGACGTCGCCGGGACATCCCCTTCAACGGCGTCTTCCTGCTCTTCGCGGCGTTCATCGTCGCGTGCGGCTCGGGTCACCTGATCGAGGCGTCCATGTTCTGGAACCCGGTCTACCGCCTCTCCGGGCTCGTGAAGGCCGTGACGGCGGTCGTCTCCTGGTTGACCGTGCTCGCGCTCGTGCCCGCGCTCCGCAAGGCGCTCACCCTCCGCACGCCGACCCAGCTCGAGGCCGAGGTCGCGCTCCGCACGATGGAGCTGCAGGAGTCCCGGGAGCTGCTCGAGCGGCGCGTCGACGAGCGCACCGAGGCGTACCGACAGTCGAACGAGGACCTCGAGCGCTTCGCCTATGTCGCCTCCCACGACCTGCAGGAGCCGCTGCGCATGGTCTCTGGCTACATGGAGCTGCTCGAAGACGAGCACGTCGAGCAGCTCGACGACGACGCGCGCGAGTACGTGCGCTACGCGGCCGACGGGGCGAGGCGCATGCAGGTGCTCCTCGACGACCTGCTCGCCTACTCGAGGGCGCAGTCCCGCGAGCTGGTGCCCGAGCCGATCGCCGCCGAGGAGGCGTTCGAGGCCGCGCTCGACAACCTCGGGCTGCGCATCTCGGAGACCTCGGCCACCATCACCCACGATCCGTTGCCGGTCGTCTCGTTCGACCGCACGCAGCTCGTGCAGCTCTTCCAGAACCTCGTCTCCAACGCGCTGCGGTTCGCGAAGGCGGGGGAAGCGCCGCGGGTCCACGTGGGCGCGCAGCGCGACGGAGAAGACTGGGTGATCTCCGTGCGCGATGAGGGCGTGGGGTTCGACATGAAGTTCAAGGAGCGCGTCTTCGACCTGTTCAAGCGCCTGCACAAGCGGGGCGCCTACGAGGGGACGGGGATCGGGCTGGCCATCTGCAAGAAGGTGGTCGAACGACACGGCGGCGAGATCGACGTCGTCACCGCGCCGGGAGAAGGCACGACCTTTCGGGTTCGTCTGCCGCGCGTGATGGAAGGGGCGGGGGAATGA
- a CDS encoding nucleoside transporter C-terminal domain-containing protein — protein sequence MALAFAAPASAQTTAGTERERAQPASGTAAVSDPVPAEDGVADADSDAVAGADSEADADADADADAVADADAEADSDAAADSDAVADSDADAVADSDSDSDSDADADAVAGSDADSDADPDPDPGPDAETPSPLSRTSSVPVPWHLRALSFLGLLVMVGLAWALSVRRDRFPWRIALWGVGLQLLFGVFVLKTSVGLALFGFLNEVVARLLEFTEDGSRFLFGDYLDNEFTVALNVLPTIIFFSSLMSVLYHLGWMQKVVQGVAWVMQRTLRTSGAETLSAAANIFVGQTEAPLVVKPFVDDMTRSELMAVMTGGFATVAGGVLAAYVGMLRDDFPDIAGHLIAASVMSAPAALVIAKVIVPETEVPKSAQSLALETDKPHVNVIDAAAGGAGEGLKLALNVGAMLLAFLALVAMINYLVALPSLVHNQLVWESLQEALASAQRATPEGCADPSGAAAYASCIEQGRALVDGDFSAWQPWSLQMLLGYLFWPLAFVMGVPVEDCAAVASLLGEKLVLNEFVAYLHLAGELDTLSHRATVITTYALCGFANLGSIAIQIGGIGGIAPKRRGELAQLGLRAMLAGTLAAFMTACVAGILV from the coding sequence ATGGCTCTCGCGTTCGCCGCGCCGGCGAGTGCGCAGACCACCGCGGGGACGGAGCGCGAGCGAGCCCAACCTGCGTCCGGCACAGCCGCGGTCTCCGACCCGGTGCCCGCCGAGGACGGGGTGGCGGACGCGGACTCCGACGCCGTGGCGGGCGCAGACTCGGAAGCGGACGCGGACGCGGACGCGGACGCGGACGCGGTGGCGGACGCGGACGCGGAGGCGGACTCGGACGCGGCGGCGGACTCGGACGCGGTGGCGGACTCGGACGCGGACGCGGTGGCGGACTCGGACTCGGACTCGGACTCGGACGCGGACGCGGACGCGGTGGCGGGCTCGGACGCGGACTCGGACGCGGACCCAGACCCAGACCCAGGTCCGGATGCCGAGACCCCTTCTCCCCTTTCCCGCACCTCCTCCGTCCCGGTCCCCTGGCATCTCCGCGCCCTGAGCTTCCTCGGCCTCCTCGTCATGGTCGGGCTGGCCTGGGCGCTGTCCGTCCGCCGAGACCGCTTCCCCTGGCGAATCGCCCTCTGGGGCGTGGGGCTCCAGCTCCTCTTCGGCGTCTTCGTGCTGAAGACCTCGGTGGGGCTCGCGCTCTTCGGCTTCCTCAACGAGGTCGTCGCGCGCCTGCTGGAGTTCACCGAGGACGGCAGCCGCTTCCTCTTCGGCGACTACCTCGACAACGAGTTCACCGTCGCGCTCAACGTGCTGCCGACGATCATCTTCTTCTCGTCGCTGATGAGCGTGCTCTACCACCTCGGCTGGATGCAGAAGGTGGTCCAAGGGGTCGCCTGGGTCATGCAACGGACCCTGCGGACGTCCGGCGCGGAGACGCTCAGCGCCGCGGCCAACATCTTCGTCGGCCAGACCGAGGCGCCGCTGGTGGTGAAGCCGTTCGTCGACGACATGACGCGCTCGGAGCTGATGGCGGTGATGACCGGCGGCTTCGCGACCGTGGCCGGCGGGGTGCTCGCCGCCTATGTGGGCATGCTGCGGGACGACTTCCCCGACATCGCCGGGCACCTGATCGCGGCGAGCGTCATGAGCGCGCCCGCGGCGCTGGTGATCGCCAAGGTCATCGTCCCCGAGACCGAGGTCCCGAAGAGCGCCCAGAGCCTCGCCCTCGAGACGGACAAGCCGCACGTCAACGTGATCGACGCGGCGGCGGGCGGCGCGGGAGAGGGCCTCAAGCTCGCGCTGAACGTCGGCGCCATGCTGCTCGCCTTCCTCGCGCTCGTGGCCATGATCAACTACCTCGTCGCGCTGCCCTCGCTCGTGCACAACCAGCTGGTCTGGGAGAGCCTGCAGGAGGCGCTGGCCTCGGCGCAGCGCGCCACGCCGGAGGGCTGCGCGGACCCCTCGGGGGCGGCCGCGTACGCGAGCTGCATCGAGCAGGGCCGGGCGCTGGTGGATGGCGACTTCTCCGCCTGGCAGCCGTGGTCGCTCCAGATGCTCCTGGGCTACCTCTTCTGGCCGCTCGCGTTCGTGATGGGCGTGCCGGTCGAGGACTGCGCCGCGGTGGCGTCGCTCCTGGGGGAGAAGCTCGTGCTCAACGAGTTCGTCGCCTACCTCCACCTCGCGGGCGAGCTGGACACGCTCTCGCATCGGGCCACCGTCATCACGACCTACGCGCTCTGCGGCTTCGCCAACCTCGGCTCCATCGCCATCCAGATCGGCGGCATCGGTGGCATCGCGCCCAAGCGTCGCGGCGAGCTCGCGCAGCTCGGCCTGAGGGCGATGCTGGCCGGGACCCTGGCCGCCTTCATGACGGCCTGCGTGGCGGGCATCCTCGTCTGA
- a CDS encoding AMP-dependent synthetase/ligase — protein sequence MKKRGDAPAYLVKRGGIWHATSWTDYGDEIERSARALISLGFAFGDRACILGFNRPEWVIFDLAAMMAGGAPAGIYTTCSPDEVAYILNHSESPVVLLENEEQWLKVKEKREELPHLKRVVMMKGTSIDDELVIGWDDFLALGDPDAEHEGDGEDTLEAEMRARVERLEDDQLATLIYTSGTTGPPKAVMLSHQNLAWTARILAQVASMETGGRSLSYLPLSHIAEQMASIHGPVTVGSAVYYAESIDKIADNLKDCRPVIFFGVPRIWEKFHTAIGAKLALATGPKAKLVDWARGVAVKVNELKNRGEEPAGLLALQYTIASKLVFAKLKAAVGLDEAKCLISGAAPISKEIIEFFASLDIVIQEIYGQSEDSGPTSFNLTGRTKFGSVGPALPGVEVKIADDGEIVVRGPNVFLGYFKDEKATNETLEDGWLHSGDLGRFDDEGFLHITGRKKDIIITAGGKNITPKNIESGIKNHPLVHEAVVIGDRRKYLTALISPDDEAVAKFMQENGLSGAPHESKQVHDAIWTMVEQVNAKLARVEQVKKIKVLPRALSIEDGELTPTLKVKRSKVSEHFADEIEKLYAD from the coding sequence GTGAAAAAGCGCGGCGACGCTCCGGCCTACCTGGTCAAGCGCGGTGGCATCTGGCACGCGACGAGCTGGACGGACTACGGCGACGAGATCGAGCGATCCGCCCGAGCCCTGATCAGCCTCGGCTTCGCGTTCGGGGACCGCGCGTGCATCCTGGGCTTCAACCGGCCCGAGTGGGTGATCTTCGACCTCGCGGCGATGATGGCGGGAGGCGCCCCGGCCGGCATCTACACGACCTGCTCTCCGGACGAGGTCGCGTACATCCTCAACCACTCCGAGTCCCCCGTGGTCCTGCTCGAGAACGAAGAGCAGTGGCTGAAGGTGAAGGAGAAGCGGGAGGAGCTGCCGCACCTGAAGCGCGTCGTGATGATGAAGGGCACGTCGATCGACGACGAGCTCGTCATCGGGTGGGACGACTTCCTCGCGCTCGGGGATCCGGACGCCGAGCACGAAGGCGACGGCGAGGACACGCTCGAGGCGGAGATGCGCGCGCGCGTCGAGCGCCTCGAGGACGACCAGCTCGCGACGCTCATCTACACCTCGGGCACCACGGGGCCGCCCAAGGCGGTGATGCTCTCGCACCAGAACCTCGCCTGGACCGCGCGCATCCTGGCCCAGGTCGCGTCGATGGAGACCGGCGGCCGCTCCCTGAGCTACCTGCCGCTCTCGCACATCGCGGAGCAGATGGCGTCGATCCACGGCCCGGTCACGGTGGGCAGCGCCGTCTACTACGCCGAGTCCATCGACAAGATCGCCGACAACCTCAAGGACTGCCGGCCGGTGATCTTCTTCGGGGTCCCGCGCATCTGGGAGAAGTTCCACACCGCCATCGGCGCGAAGCTCGCCCTGGCCACGGGGCCGAAGGCCAAGCTGGTCGACTGGGCGCGCGGCGTCGCGGTGAAGGTCAACGAGCTGAAGAACCGCGGCGAGGAGCCGGCCGGGCTGCTCGCGCTCCAGTACACGATCGCGAGCAAGCTCGTCTTCGCCAAGCTGAAGGCCGCCGTGGGGCTCGACGAGGCGAAGTGCCTGATCAGCGGCGCGGCGCCGATCAGCAAGGAGATCATCGAGTTCTTCGCGAGCCTCGACATCGTGATCCAGGAGATCTACGGCCAGTCCGAGGACAGCGGCCCGACCTCCTTCAACCTGACCGGCCGGACCAAGTTCGGCAGCGTCGGCCCCGCGCTCCCGGGCGTGGAGGTGAAGATCGCGGACGACGGCGAGATCGTCGTGCGCGGCCCGAACGTCTTCCTCGGCTACTTCAAGGACGAGAAGGCGACGAACGAGACGCTCGAGGACGGCTGGCTGCACTCCGGCGACCTCGGCCGCTTCGACGACGAGGGCTTCCTCCACATCACGGGTCGCAAGAAGGACATCATCATCACGGCGGGCGGCAAGAACATCACGCCGAAGAACATCGAGTCGGGCATCAAGAACCACCCGCTCGTGCACGAGGCGGTGGTGATCGGGGATCGGCGCAAGTACCTCACCGCGCTGATCTCGCCCGACGACGAGGCGGTCGCGAAGTTCATGCAGGAGAATGGCCTCAGCGGCGCGCCGCACGAGTCCAAGCAGGTGCACGACGCGATCTGGACGATGGTCGAGCAGGTCAACGCCAAGCTCGCCCGCGTCGAGCAGGTGAAGAAGATCAAGGTCCTGCCCCGCGCCCTGAGCATCGAGGACGGCGAGCTGACGCCGACGCTCAAGGTGAAGCGGAGCAAGGTCAGCGAGCACTTCGCCGACGAGATCGAGAAGCTCTACGCGGACTGA